TGAGACTCCTATACACTCAGTAACAGAGAAAGAAACCTCTCTTGTTTAAGCCAATAGGGCTTCTTTTACAACAAGCAAACATACATTCTCATGAGCACAGGGGAATCTTTTGATTGCAAGCAACAGAAGAATCAATCCAAGAATGAGAGTTGCTTTTACCTGTTCCTTCTCAAAATATCACTGAAATAACAGTAAAGGACTAAAGAAAGGCTTAAAACCACATCAGCAAAGAGATAGGGTTGATAGGTGCCCAGCACGCTGGCAGCCAGATTTTAACACCTGAAACAGAGGGAGGAAGATTCTTCTAGGGAATCTTAGCAACCTGAGAAAAGAAATGCTCACATTCTGATGCCAGAGGAGGGGGAAGCCTGTTGAAAGGTTCAGTCAGAACACACCCGGTCCCCAAGTTGACAAGAGCTGTTCTAGTGGCAGAGCCTGCCATGGGACACCTATGAAGGCTCAGACGTGAAAGGGAAGCAGACATAGCCCCTCTCCCCCCACTGTGTCTCTGGCCCTCTCACTCCTTTTGCCCCCAGCCCTGGAGCATTCCCCCTCTGACAGAAGTACCGCTTCATCACTGCCTCATCCACTCCTAAGAGACTCGAGGGACCCAAGGGGGCCACATGGCCATTCTGAACCTGTGGAAAACGGAGGTGGGGGGAGCGGAGCAGGCCCAGGAGGGATGCGGACGGAGGTGTCAGGACTTCCGTGGCACCTggaccaggggagggaggaaagggcttCCGTTTCCTAGGAGACCCATCCTCTGTCCTCCTGAGTCCCCAAAGCAACTTCTGGGACACCTTCTGGGGCACCCTAAATACCCACAGAGCAATTCTAAAAGTGCTGGGATGAGAATATCAAAGCAAATCACATTGTATATTCACTCTGTTAGTGACACTGCTCGTGACTCGTTACGTAAAACCCACACACTGTTCCAAGAAAGGTGATGCAGTTGCCCCTGTTTTATAGATGTTGTTGAAAGAGCGTATAAGAAATGATCCACAGTCCCTAACTCTGGCTGCTACTAAAGCTGGACATCTTTCCAGAGGCTGAGAATGGTCAGCTCTGTGGGTTATTTCTAGGAGATCTGGAGCCTTCACTTGGCTCACTGCCCACCAGCTCTGTCCCAGCTGCCTTCTCAAGCACTCGGCCTGTATTCAGGGAGATGATAAAGTTATTTTCATAATGTATCAAACAATCTCAGACTAATGAAGAGATCTAAGGTAGGGGGTAGAGTAGTTGAACAATTACAACCATTTTCCAGCCAGCCCCTGCCAGACTCTTATCTCTTATGTAACAAGGATTGGccagcagaaaaggaaatggagaaggaaaattttttcaaacaGGCTTTTCCCGACAAACTGCCCTTGGCATGTGGCTTTGTGCCGTGGAGGCCAGCTGGGGACCAGCCCCAAAGCTGAGCTGTGTTCTCTGCTGGGATTCTGACAGATCTGAGTCCACTGGGGGTCCTGACCAGGTGGGTCACCGTGAGAAACTGTGGAGCCTTCAGGAACAATCTGACAGTGCTGTGGCTGTGTGTGGCTCTGCCCCATGGGCTCCTGTGTGGGGCCTGAGGAGAGGGCAGGAAGCTGTCTTAGGCTAAGACCCTAAGACGAGGGTTTGagtgcaagtagtttatttgggaggtgaccCTGGGGAGCACCAacaggggagtggggagtgacaGGGAAAGACAGGCGGCTGAGAAAGGGCCCGTTGAGTGAGTTTGTACTGGGGCACAAATGAGGCTGAATCCTGCTGGAGGCCTCCGAGCTGACAACTCGGGGGGTTTATCCTCCAGCTAAAATCCATCATCACTGGCTAAGTGCTAATCTGGAAGGACCAGCACCAGCCAgctttggaggtggggcctggcaGTGGAAGCAGTGAGCAGGTCCTGGAAGAGTCAGTGCTGGGGGGATACAGGCCAGGCTCCCACGGTGTCTGTTGCACAAGCTCAGAAGGGACACAGGTGAACGAGGTGAACAGTATCTATGCCAGGACCTGCATGTGGCAGGTGGAGTTTATCAGTTCAGCTGGCtttggattttgttgttgctatGGCAGAGGTCAGTGATCCACTAGCTTAAAAATCAGTGCTGAAATCAGATTTTTCTCAGCATCTGCTCCATCCTCAGCTTTAGACTTCCATTTGGTCCCTGCACATCTGTTCCATCCGCATGTAGATACCTGTTGCTTATCACTTGCTAGCCTGGCAGCAGGGGCCATCGGGTTCTCTGGTCCCATCAAGCCTCAGTCTGGGCAGGTGCTGAGGGCCTGGACCTGGGGGTGGGACTTTCTCAGCAgcgccccccccaaccccgctgTCCCAGTGGTGGGCGGGTCCTTACTGTCTGAGCCAAGGAAAGTTTAACACCCTAACCTAGGGGTAGaggttattttttctctttttcttgccatTGGATCTTGTAGACACAATGATCTTCACCTGTGCTTTGCGGGCTACAGTGTTTACTGCCCTTCCCCCAGGAGCAGAAGGCTTTTGTTCCCTGGGGGAGATGGAAAGGTGAGGGGGCTGCAGCTCTCCTCCAGTCTTGCCTCAGTGAGGGACATTTTCTCTGGATTTCCCACTGTCCCCAGTCTTTCTTGGGAGCACCTCGTGGCTTCCTCGAGAACCTGCAGGTTGGCCTGAAGCATCCATCCTTGTGCCTGTAGCTCCGGGGTTCTCTGCGCTCAGGCTAGCCCATCCTCGCCCTTGAGCAATCAGTTAAGGCTTTTAGCTGAACTTGCACCTGCCTGCACTGGCCCCACCGCCGCACTGTGCTCTGCCCCCGGTGGCTTAGTGCTGTCCTTTGAGGCACCTGACTTCCCTGAGAGTTCAGGCCATCTGGTGGCCCTGCCACTTCAGCTGTCTTAGTGGTCCAAGGAAAGTGATGCTCTTGTAGGTTTTCTAGGTTTTTCTTGCTGTCAGGAGAGAGAAACGCCCTCTCCAGCTTCCCACATGCTAAGTAGCCCTTTCTGCATGATGGGTCAGTGAGTGGCCTACAGAATACAGTGCCTGCACCCTGGAGGCCTCCTCAAGACTATTTATTGGGGTGTAAGCAGAAGTTTTAGAACTTacatttcatcctttaaaaagacTCTGGAGAATAAGACCTCTCTGGAAGGAAGTGAGACCCCACTCTGCAGGTGAATGCAGTCTTACGGGACACCCAGAGTGCTTATTGCCAGGGTAGGAGCTGGTGAATGTCAGTTCCCTTTTGATTTTCCAGGCACAGCATAGTGACCATTCCTGACTCTGTCTCCTCTCTGGTGCCCAAGGCCCCATGGTAACATCTGGCATAGTAGACTGTCCTGGTGGTTTGCTTGTCAGCCTCCCCACAGCACTTTGAGCATCTTTGCTAACCTCTGGATGTCCACTGCCTGCTAATGAGGAAGGGCAAAGGGCTCTGGGGTTAGAGTCGATATGCATCCTGGccacccctcacctctgcccctcTAGGGACCTCTGTCAACCCCACCATTGCGTGAGGGGTAAACTGAGACCCACTGATGGCCCACGAATGGCCCTGGGTTATACAGCCCATCCCTTGTGAGACGAGAACCACCTAAAGCCTCCTGCCAAGCGATTCTGTGTTTGATCAGCCCgccagctccctctgcccctctgtgaTAAGGCACATTGGGAGAATGGGGAGAACTTGAAACTTCCAACTCCCAACCCTGGGGACTGCAAGGAGCAAAGAAAAGGCGTTATACCCGCAGAAGATCTTTATTTCTCATGCTTCTCTGACCTAACTGGGGATTTTGGAGGTTCAACTTGGGGTACATTTTCTCCTGGCTGCTCCCCTGAAGCCCTGGGTCCAGCTGGGGGAGAACCAGGGGTCGCCTTTTTTGCACCTCCAAGCAAAGCCCCAAAAGCTGATCCAACGGAGCCCAGGAGGATGTTGGACGATGTGGAGAGTCCAGCTGCCCCTGCGGGAGAGGTGAAGGGTGAACAGGGAAGGGTGCAGCGGCCTCTGGCTGGGGCCCCACAGGAGGTCTGAGGCTTAGGGATCCCACCTGGATGCCTCCACTAGGTCCTGAAACTCCCAGGGCTCTGCTTTGAACAGAGGAAGCTGGATGtggctgagagagagaagaggtgggTAAAGAAGGAGCGGGAGAAGTAGAGACTGAAGGAGAGTCAGCCACAGACCTCAAGAGCTACAGgtcttgaggggaggggagggggcctgcctAGCCCACCCAGCTGTCAGATTTGGGTAGGGCTGGACCTAGAGCTGGACTATCACACACACTGGACTACCTCCTTGCCCTCTTTCCCAGAaacccctcaccccttccactcCTGCCCCGAACCTCACTCAGGATTCAGAAAGAGGACAGCGAGGGAGAGACAAAGGACCAGGGACGCTGAGGACCacgaagctggaggaagagaacAGGCCCTCCCTCAGGCTTAGCCTCTGGGCTGAATCATGTGCTAGTCtgaccctcctccccttctcctgcccgGACACTTACCCACGGACTGGAGAGTCGCCACCAGGCTGCCGGCAGCAACTCCGCCCCCATTGGCGATGGCGGCCGCCGACATCATCTTGGCCGCTACGGAAGAGGCGGCGATTCCTGCCCCGGTGAAGCCCAAGGCGCCCAGCACCACCGGCACAGCCCCCAcggccagggctgcagggggagAGGAGATGAGTCGGGGGCGTGGGCTCAGGGGAATGGACCCCTTTAGGAATTCCTTGACAGTGACTGGGGACTGTCTGCTCTGAGCACAAGGGGCAGCAGCTTGGCGAAGGGTCCCGTCGAAGCAGCTAGGGGCAGTAGGTTAGAGGAGGCCCAGGTATAGCCCTGGTTGGGTCTCTAACTTGCTATGTGACAACTGGGAAGTCACtacccctctctgagcttcagatgtgtgtatatgtgtgtaaatgtGGGGGTGAAATGAACCACTGCTGTTTTTTAGCAGCAAATCccctttaaaatgaaatcttctcTGCGTGCTCATTACATATATGGACTAGAGGAGCAGCTAGGTCAGGCATCGAAGTGACTTTTTCCGAGGGAGTACTGCTCTCTGTCCCTAAGATTCACCCAGGCGGCTCCAGGTGGGGCGAGGTACGGGGTGGTGGGACAGCGCTCACAACCCTGGCAGCGCCACCTCTTTGAGGTCTCCCTCCCATCCCGGGACCAGGGCCAGGTGAAGGCCTGGCGATGCGAGGGATCCAGGTAAGTCACCTCCTCCGATTGCAGCACCAGCGGCCCgttcttgagagagagagagagacggagagagagagagttagtCGGTtcagagagtgagggagagaagggagtccTGTGGCCCTTCGTGGGCTGGAGTCTGGGaggccctccccctgcccaggtcGTCAGCTTGATGGGGTAGCAAGACTCACTTATCATGGTGAGGCCTTTCTCGCCGCAGCTCAGCTCAGGCAATGAAGCTCCGCGAGGTGATGTTATTTCCGGGAGAACCAATGGGGATGCGGCCCGCCCCTCGCAGCGTCTCTGCGCTCCGAAAAGGAGGGACCGCATTCTGCCCGCCTGCTCACCCGCCCCGCTCCCCACGCACTAGCTCTCCGGCCATCCCCCGACTCGTCTGTCTCCCCtgtcagcccctcccctgctggccAGCCCGCTGGTTGGTCCCCGGGTGGGTGGGGATGAACTACACATAGTTCAATGTATCAGCCccctttttaaaggtttaaattctttctaatttttgctgTATGTTATCCTGGCATGAAGTGCTTAGTGCACAAGTGTTTTCTGATAATATAGTCCTAGAGAAGGAATTGCTGCGTCGAAAAACTGTACATTTCTTATGGCacttgatattttattgttaggtTGTCTTCCAAAAATATTCTATCAGTTTACACTCTCCCCAAAAGAATATGAGAGGATCTATTTTTCTCTGCTCCTAACCAACAATTAGCTttgtcattaaaaacaacaacaacaaaaaaaaccctcaaaatctTTGCTAATGAAAGGTgaaaaatgatgacattttaactcacattccttttttttttttttcggctaATCAAgctaaactttatttatttacttctttgttaatgaaggtactggagtttgaatccaggacctcatgcctgcgaAGCACATGCTCTACCTGTCAGTgataacccccccccccattatttTTAAGCTACTTAGACTTTTGCAGTCTTATTTTGTATGTTATCTTCTTGTATTCTTGgatctttttctcatttgcttacttttttccttaaagataTATAGGAATATTACATATTAACTATCTTAATCCTTTCTCATAGATGTTGCGAAGTTTTGTTTCCAGTTCATCACTCTTTgttttgggagggagggggcattTTTCCCAACACAGAAATTTTTTACTCTTTATGtaaatttgccaatattttactttattattttcatctttgtgtgCTTAAAAAGACTGACCCTGCTAGCTCAGACATACCATCACCTGTATTTTTGGAGGGTTCTTCTGgggtttcacttttttaaatgaactttttaatGCATTTGGAATTCAGTTTGGTACATATAGGGTACTTTACATATCTATGTACGTCTTCACCAACCAGCTCAGATGtaaacagtatttattaaatttcaacaccatttattaaatcatcttccatttcctctttgatttgaAATTCCAGACTTAcattcaaaattcatatgcttgctgtgcttcaataaaaaatattcatatactTGTATATCCACCAGTAAACCTGTTTTGTAATATTCTATTCTGTTCTAACAAGCTGTCTCTTCTGGCAacaatatcacactgttttagTGTTTATAAATTTACTGTTTGATTTAATACCTGTGCTTGTTTtgatttaggttttaaaaaatcttctgcTTCTTCCTATTAGTTCTCCAGATGAACTTTACaagtattttttcaattaaaatattctttgctaTTTTGATTGATATTGAGctaatttttttgaataaatattcagGGAGAAATATCTTTACAAAAGCAATTTTTTACATCCAGGAACGTAAGTCTCTCTACTTCTTCTTTCATATCCCTAGGTAAAATTTTGTTATTGTCTTTGTATAAGGactacatgtttttaaataaactttatttttcaagaatgttttagatttacagaaaaattgcaaatataGTACAGGGAGTTCAAATATACTctgcacccagtttcccctattattaatatATTCGTAGGGTACAcgtgttacaattaatgaaccaacgTTGGCACATTATTATTAAAGTCCACACTTTACTCATTTCCTGAGTTTTAACCTAATGTCCTTCTGTTCCAGGATTCTTTCCAGGatatcacattacatttagtcatcatgccTACTTAGGTACTTCttggctgtgacaatttctcatactttccttgtttttgatgaccttaaTAATTTtaaggagtactggtcaggtattttggaGAATGTTCCTTCACTGGGATTTGTCTAAATTTCCCCCTCATGATTACATTAGAGTtatgggttttggggaggaaggcCACAGAGGTTAATTGCCATTCTCATCTCAACATATCAAAGGTACATGTTATTATCATGACATAACTGTTTACGttgatggaagaaattttcacattgAGATATGGGGAGGTCATTTTGGCTTATCCATGATTTGGCTTGAACTTTATGATGCTAACTAGAACAGCCTGACTTATGGCCTGTTAAACATACATGTACAAATgctttaaccaaaaaaaaaaaaaaaaaaaagaaaaagagcagttACCATTGTTTACAATGTCCACTTACTTTGAAATTCCAATGCTAGTACTCCTTTGAAGGTGAGATTCCCTTCCCAGACACCAAGGTCAATGCTGACTTGCTGTAAACATGCTAATCTGTCCcttttgaaaccttgaaggaatATACCCTGTCACGTTTcatgtttgttctttgttctgacaagatattaAACTGTGGCTCAGGCATCTAAAATGTATCCGGGTGGCCATTGTGGGTGTGATTTCAGATGCATTCCTACatcactgagaacttgaattttcttaaGTGTATCAAATTCAGGGAcaccaccagccattctcaaaatGGTATTTGCTGCAGCTGCCAGCTGCCACCTTATGGTCACAAGGTCTCTCCTTATAACTATGCAACCATTTTGGACCCCAACCAATTTTTGCTCAGTAAGGACCCTTACTTCTTGCCAGTTCCAAtcctaattcttttttgtttgtttgtttttgttttttaacattttttattgatttataatcattttacaatgttgtgtcaaattccagtgttcagcacaatttttcagttattcatggacatatacacactcattgtcacatttttttctctgtgagttatcataacattttgtgtatatttccctgtgctatacagtgtagtctgttctacaattttgaaatcccagtctatcccttcccaccctccaccaccctggtaaccacaagtctgtattctctgtctgtgagtctatttctgtcctttatttacactttgtttttgtttgtttgtttttgtttttgttttttagattccacatatgagcgatctcatatggtattttgctttctctttctggcttacttcacttagaatgacattctccaggagcatccatgttgctgcaaatggcattatgttgtcagtttttatggctgagtagtattccattgtataaatataccacatcttctttatccagtcacctgttgatggacatttaggctgtttccatgttttggctattgtaaatagtgctgctatgaacattggggtgcaggtgtcatcctaaagtagatttccttctggatacaagcccaggagtggatcctgggtcatatggtaagtctattcctagtcttttgaggaatctccacactgttttcttgACAAGCAATTTATACaactttgtgggttttgcctttcccattttatagtctggtggaacacaattcaagtgcttcttaaatctgtatctactgggctatagtcctcagtttggcttgaataaaactcttttctcttcctcttgtagATTGTTTGTTGATTATTTCCATTGAAAATGCTGAGCTTGATCACTTGGCTGaggtgtttgtcaggtttctccaccgTAAAATGATGTCCTCTCATTCCTTTCCATACTGTCTTCTTGGGAAGGAAATCACTGCAGCCAACATTTCAAGAGTGGGGAGAAGATACGATGTTCTACCTCTTTGAGGGTGGAGTGTCTTCATAAATGATTTGGAATTCTGCGTGGGAGGCTTGGCTCTTCTCccataattattaatttaatcattcatttatttcaatatgGACCCATTGATATTTATTCTATACTTTGGTGCATAATCCAATACTACTTgaattattttgttgctcaagtTTTTCCAGCTGTGGCCACTGGGATTCTTTCAGTTGGGTTCTGTGTCTCTTTGACATACCCccatcattgtgtgtgtgtgtatttagcaCTTCAttactttctggcactataagatgctccaggctcattttatacatttttttgtcCTGGTCCTAGAATTGGAGTCCTGGGTTCTTTTATAGGAGCATGGTATTAGATAGCAATATCTGCAAGCTACGTGTGCTCATGGCTATAGGGGTGTCATTGCCTCTAGACCCTCTCAGCCACAGGgcaaagaaatatatgtatatatattaaccCATAGATGTgcacatatctataaatatttctatttgtaaCCATGGGTATTGATATTGAGCTAAACATGAATTCACACTGATATCTCCAACTCTAATCCATCACCTCATGGGTCATTCTAACCTTTTCGCCTTCTTATCTGTTAATTCCCACCCTAATAGGGAAAAACATTGCCCTCTCCACCTGTCATCCACTTAGTTAATTGTTCAGCTCCAGGATACAGCATAACAGTATCAGAACTGTTAATTCAGTGCTACATAGTtttgtgaagtttaaaaatattttttaatggtttccaCTGTCCTGAAATGGAATTCATAGGTAACACCATCTAGCTACACACAATATACTGCCAAAAATgtaatacaaaagagaaacaaaaggaagctatatataattaaaaagtgTATATTTCAATATGTATATGCTCAAGCACTTTTATACCAGAAGATATAATGAGTTACTTGTTTGCATCCATTtgtttagatttaaaataatacaattactCAACTAAAAATTAACACCTTTTATATTTGAGAGTTTGAAGCAAGGGCTTAAGAAACATACCTCTACATTTCCTATCCATAGATCTACATCTAATCACCATGAAAGTGACAGCTGCACATGCAGACCGATTCAAATACTTTGAGTGACATTGTTACTGATGATACAATTTTTTGAAATGATTAACAACTCTTGGTAAGTTCAGAACAAATCGAAGTACAGCGTATCCCTGATCTGCAAGATAATTGCATTTCCTGGAAAATTCAATCTATATTAAAGTTATGCAAAAAGTACTTACATGTAAAACGCGGTGAAGTTCTAGGCTCAGATGCTTAAGAGTTTTTTGCGTACATGAAGGGAATTTTGCAATTTGTATGGGATAACTTTTAGTTGTGCAGGACTGTCTTGTGTACTTCAGGATGTCAGGCATCTGTGGCCCTTATGTACTAAATACTAGATTAGAACATCCCTCCATCACTGTGTCTATTAAAAACATGCCATCAACTTTCCAAAACGTCCCCTAGGGGGCAGTACCATACCTGTTAAAAACTAACATCCTAAAAAACCTGGAATGGTTAtaactaaagagaaaataaaataaaataaataaaaccaatgaTACTCATATTTTAGGCATTCATTTTAAGAGCAATCTTTGTATACTGAATCTTTAACTTGTGCATGAGAATTTGGTATATGTGCCAGATTAGAGTTATGATCCCAACTTTTATGGTCTGCTTCAGGTAGAGATTTAATCTTCtgattataaagataaaaatcactcTATTTAAACCAAATTTCATAGAGAAAATTGTttaagaacacttaaaattcaaaatcgtatgtttattttattagattcATAAGATTCACCAGTGTTCATGGGAAAGCTTTGCTTGTTAGAGACAAATGcagagtatttaaaaagaaaattgactaTATATATACAAACTTAGAAAGAAACTTGGTTATGTTAATATGTAtgcaatgtaaaatatttaggGGAATTTGTTATAAAAAATCCTCTTAGATTTATAAATAGAATATGAAGGTTAGGTTTTAATTAAAcctaaaaatttaagaatattagatttaatttgttattttaataaatttaatattaatttaaaagccCAAGCAACAAATAGCCTTTACTGTTTATAAAAGCTGCTTTCAAGGATAACCTAAACTGGTAAAGATGCCAGTTACCTTCTCAGTCTCCCCTAAGTAGTGCCAACTGGATGTTTTCTGATTTCCCGAAATTTTCAGATAAAGACTATATGCTTCACCAAACACAAAAAGCACTTAACCATAAGGGAAAGGGTTATTAAtttgaatacattaaaattaagaagctTTATTCAACAAAAGGCACCATGAGAATAAAAGGTCAAGAAACacagtgagagaaaatatttgccatataTATAACTAACAACtgacatccagaatatataaattactcctacaaatcaataacaaGGCAAACAACCGCGTAGAAAAACATgcaagagatttaaaaagaaaccacaaaatgAGCCTATTCAAATAACCAATACATATATAAGAAGATACACAGTATCACTGTGAATCCAGGAAAAATGAGGTAAAAGCACAATATGAGAAGCTCTGTTTCCAGCTAAGATGCAGAAGGATGCGAAAGACTGTTGCTACTGCTGAGAAACAAGAAATCAGCAGATAAACAGAACAcctttatatgcatttttaaggCACGTGTTGACAAATAGTCTAGttgaatatcctttttttttttttagaggaggtagttaggcttatttatttacttactatttttcaagtggaggtcctggggattgaactcaggaccttgtgtatgctaggcaagtgctctgccactgagctaaaccctccccctgTTGACAAATAGTCTAAATGGGCCACAGAGTAAATACTTTAGGTTACACTTGGAATctgttgtatcttcttttttttaaaacaatcttttaaaaattgagagtttgggatttgcagatactatgatttataaaatagattaatagcaagatcctactgtatgacacagggatctatattcaataccttgtaatagcctataatgaaaaagaatatgaaaaggaatatatatatgaatatatatatgaatcactatgctgtacaccagaaattaacacaacattgtaaaccaaagATACTTcaagttaagaaaagaaaaaaatgtaaaagccattttTATCTCATGAGCTGTACAAAAACAGGTTGTGAGCTAGATTTGGACTATTGGCCAACCCCTACTTTAAAGTCATCAAAGAGATATGGACaaagaaacctaaaataaatTTTCGATTTCTAGAAAAAATCCTAGAAACAACACAAAGAGGTTTAGCTAAAAATTAACTAACTAAATGACATACTAAATAATACTTAATTCACTCagaataagccagagaaagatggatgaagaaaaaaagaatatatgggaTAAATGGAAAACTAAGTCTCTCTGGAGAGTGCTGACTAATACACTCTGTCTACACATTTGACTCCTTCCTGCTCTCAAGTTCCTTAAACCTGGCAcctgccttgtccctgctccgccCCCACCCAGAGGAAATGGGCTCCTTTCGTGGTCTCCTTTGCCTGCCTTGGCCTGGCCCGAG
This is a stretch of genomic DNA from Camelus ferus isolate YT-003-E chromosome 6, BCGSAC_Cfer_1.0, whole genome shotgun sequence. It encodes these proteins:
- the LOC102507006 gene encoding LOW QUALITY PROTEIN: interferon alpha-inducible protein 27-like protein 2 (The sequence of the model RefSeq protein was modified relative to this genomic sequence to represent the inferred CDS: inserted 2 bases in 1 codon), coding for MRSLLFGAQRRCEGRAASPLVLPEITSPRGASLPELSCGEKGLTMIKRAAGAAIGGALAVGAVPVVLGALGFTGAGIAASSVAAKMMSAAAIANGGGVAAGSLVATLQSVGAAGLSTSSNILLGSVGSAFGALLGGAKKATPGSPXQLDPGLQGSSQEKMYPKLNLQNPQLGQRSMRNKDLLRV